GAGCAGCTCCCGCTCGAAAAGGGAGCGGTCGATGAGCAGTCCCCGGGCCCGGCTGTCCCAGCGCACGGAGTGGACGCGGGGGCTGTTCACCAGGCGCCACAGCTTGGCGGGGAAGGTGCTGGCGCTGAGCCCGGCGGGCAGcggcagctctgccatggcGCTGATCGCCGACTGGTGCCACAACGGCCGGAGCGCAACGGCCGCGGCTGCGCCGGCGGCGCGCGGCCTGAGGGGGGCGCTGCGCACGGGCCCGCGCGCGCCCAGCGCGGCCCCTGCGCGGGCCGGACTTGGCAGGGACGAGCGCGGCAgagccggggctgcgggcaCGGCGTGGGCCGGGCGGCTGCCGGGGCCGGCCGGGGTCGGCACggcagggaagggatgggcaGCGCAAGGGAAGCCCCTGGCGAGGCCACTGGGAGCGGTGGCGGGCTCTGTCCCCACGCTGCATCCCGTGCCTGGGTCACCAGTGACTGCAGAGAGGAAGGACATTGCTCTGTCTTGGCTGGGGAAAGGATGAAAAGGGGGgattagaaaacatttatttggtCTCCTTTTCAGCAGACTAGCTATTGTTATCTCACCATGCCTGCCTGTCTTTGGCAGACTTGGCACATTTTCTGTGGAATCAGCAAGAGCAGCAAGAAGGGGCAGCAATTTTTTCAGCATTGTCATCAAAGCTAAAGTGCTGTCCCATGGATGGATGTTGCTTTATGCAAGGGATTCATGGCCTACAGTCACAGTGAACTCATGCTTGTGTCTTCCCAAACATCCTTTCCTCAGAAATCacctcttatttttcttctccccatcTGGGGAGGGTTCCAATGCCAATGCCTCTTGTAAAAAACTCTTGTCACTGTAGACTGAAAAAGGAGATCTTGCAATGGAAAGAGACTCCCtagagctgctgtggagagcTGGAGGGGGAAGCTTTGTCCTTTAGTCTTGAAGTCTTGTTGGGGAGCTGCTTGTGCTCTGGGGGATGGACACCAATGATGTTTATCCAAGCCTTGCAGGTTCATTCCTGAGCTTCCTGACACACTACATAGACTTTGGGGTTGTTGTGTTGGGGCACAATTTTCAGTCTGGGGACTTTTTGAAATGCTTCagttattctttttctttttttttttttttttttttttttttttttttttttttaattttctgcagaaatattgTCATAATCTATTGCTTCCAGAGAATCTCTTCCTACTTTTTGGGGAACTTCCCTTCGCTGCCCTCCCAGATCAGGCCAATTCCCAGGGCCCCTTCCCAAAGTGAGGAGCAACCCATGGCCTCCACTCTCCAGCTGGAACAGAAGGAAGCACAGAGTTTGCTGTTGTGGGAGAGGAACTTCTctttcctgcctgctttcccTTTGAGACAGGTTGGCGTGTGTTCATTTGATAAAGGGCGGTTTAATCTCTGAAGGAGTGGTGTTTCAAACTGCTCCATCCTCAAGCTCTTCTGTGGCTATCCTTGGACAAAAAGCCTCTTTGTGGGAGCTCCCAGTGGCAGCTTAAGGCAGGAGGTTGATATTTCAGGGTTGTGACTGCTGAAAGCAGTTGGTTTCTGGAGGTGTCCAGAGCTGGGAGTGCCTCCTTTTCTCACCtgcctgcagaaaaggaagctgcaaagtgttgcttcttttctctccgacttccttgttttcgcccggctcctttttcccggggcgctggccaggcaATGCCGGGAGCAGTCGGAGAGAAGCAACAACTAcctttggggtttgtttgatacagacagagctattttGAGAGCGCTACCATGACcaggataaagagactcaagagattgaacacttgttgtgcagtccaaagtaggttgtatttgcccgatcgccgcacgtacaagtgaccaTGATCAGGGGCTGAGTTACAGgttatataggggaaaataagagataaggtgaaaccaatagaacaatgcccagtatgaatgcattataggtaaaatccaatgggaatagcttcaggggaaaggatgaatacacgtaaaaatacagaacagaaactccagctttaagtttaggaaacagaaactcccatttcaaattcacaaagcctttttgctctgtttgcgtagctgtacactacaacacAAAGTGGGAATTTCATTTGTGGAGATGGCCATCAGGGGTATTTTCCAAGAGGTGGGCTGGCAGAGAGGCAGGTCTCATGCCAAACTGGCTGTGTATTTGTTTTGATAGTGGGGAGGGccagagacacagacacagacaccaGCTGATGGAATAGTGCCATTTACTGTAAtgcaaaagtgcaaaaaaggaataaaggaaaagcTAAGCAATGCACTTCATCATtattagaaaagaaagataCATCACCAGATAGCCCAATCCTTTGGGGTATCTGGTGATGTATCTGGGAAATCCTGAGGTGCCTCCACCTTTGCCAGCCACGAGGCTTCTGACAGCGCTGTAAGAGTAGCCCAGCTTTGATAGCGCTGGACGAGCAATGTGACAGAGCTTCTGCTCTGGGGACATCTGATTTCATTCTCCTCTTGGTTTTCACCCCAAGCCTGCCCAGGGCTCAAGGAGGAACCAAGGCCAGAGGTGGTCTTATCCGGTTTCCTAATGCCAGAAGGTGAAGACATGTTTCACCAATGAATGGATGCATCGATCCTTCTGATAGCAACACTTGGTTAAGAAGCAGATACATAGAACGTTTGGCTGGAAAGGTCATCTAGAGGGCAGCTTTGGCTCAGGTCCTGTTGTTGAGGCTTCAGTCAGGGCCTGTTGTTCAGGCCTTAGTCCTTCAGTATTTGGTGGTGCAAATCaatgctgtgcagagctggaaacAAGCAAGTCTGTCTTTAGCACATTTGAGACAGGGAACAGGATTAGCCCTGCAAGGCCGGGCTAGGGCCAAGAGCAGAAGGCCAGCACCCTGCATTTGCCCACAGGCAGCTGTCCAGACCAAGAAGTCACTCCTGCCCAGGGGCTGAGGTGCCCGAAGCTGCCtccctgcagtgcagctctgcagagcccgTGGAGCGCAGAGggccctgggcagccagggcagcccggCTGCCCTGGAGCAAAGGAGTGTCCCGGAGAGAACCTGCTGTCCTTTGCTTTGGAACTGTTGTTCAGAGTCTTGTCATTAATCCACAGGGTCTGACAGGTTTTCCTTTCCACTCACAAATTTAACACAGCTTTTTGAGAAAATTGACTGATGTAGCTTGTGCTGGTGGTGGTGCTTTTGTCTGCAGGTCAGGGCTGGTGATTTGAACCAAGGACAGAGTCCACTGTTAACAACCCAATTTTGCCAAGTCAAGAAAACCATTCACAACTGGGCTACTGGGGCTGAGCAGTTTTCCTAGTTTTTAGATAGCTACGACCTTAAGAAACCCAACAGATTTTCCTCCATGAGGATACCAGCACTAGCATGGTGCCAATTTTTTCCACctcttttctgtgtctttggtGCTTTTAGGAGTTCCTCAGTGCCCAGCAGGAATGAAAGGACCTGTGATAATGTGATTTGAGAGCTCTGTGTTGTGCCTTGCCACATGAGTGTTCACGACAAGCTGGACACCCCACTCGTGGGTCTGTCGAGTTAAATTCATCCCAATTCTGTGCAAACAGCAGCCCTGAGATGCTGAGAAGAGCACGGACAGTGGGTGGGTGTGCATGCAAACACCCGGGGCTGACTGCTGTGTGGGCAGAAGGTTTTGGACTGCTGTACATCTTCACTCTCCCAAGTTGGAGGAATATATCAAATctatatgaaatgaaaatatttatcaaaatataTCAAAATGTATCACACAACACATATGAATTTATCATATATGTAATTTATAATCTATATactaaatattatatattttaatatagatACTATAATAAATagattatataaaatatatacttgATCTTTTTCTAAGCCATTGCCTGTGGGTCATATACATCGTCTCCTAGTGTTACTACATTTGTGTATTCTGGTACTACTTATTATAGTATCCATTTCCCTGGGAGTTCCTTCAGGGAACTTCACACAAAGGGCTCCCATCATTTCAGTGCTTGTCAGAACTTGTTGCTTCCCAGTTCTCCAGACTTCTGTATTTTGGAGCATGTCAGCACTTGTGTCCACGGCCCTTccttcatccccagcctgcATCAGTCACAGTCACTGTTGCCTCCCCCTTGCTGCAGCTCATTTGCCAAAGTGCTGCCAAAGGCAGCGGAGCTGGCTCGGGATCCCTGTTGGCTTCTGGTCTCCAGGATGAGCTTCAGAGGGACACTTGGAACGCTGCCTAAAGAGCTGCCCCTGAGATGGGGTTGGATTTGTCATCCCTGGTGGCTCCTGCTTGGAGTTCTACTCTCAGTGGAGTCCTGGAGTTTCCTCAGCAGGCCTCTGCAGCGAGTTCTGAGCCAACGTGTagctctgctgccatcccaaATCTGcgcttcccttccccagcccgaGTGCAAGTCCTGGGCATGGCTGGAGATTTTCATGGCCAAAATCCTCCAGCATTTACATCTGCTCATGGCTTTGGGTAGCACAAACCTATACTTCTTTCAGTTGAATCACTGCATTTATTGCAGATAGTTACATCTGCACTAGTAATGTACAAATATGCAAGAAACCccttaagtttaaaaaaaaaattattttaaattgctacACATGTGCTGCCAATGTATAATCATGCAAATATCAATTTAAgtttaaaatctaatttattGTGAGGATCCTGCTTtgtaaatatatgcaaatatcagcttcagttaaaaaaaattaatttattgcaacTCTCTACAACAACTCAATATACACAAATATGAATTGAAGTTTAACACTTAAATTTTTTACATATTACTACAACTGTATGGCCCATGTACGAATACAGAAATATCAATATCCCTTTCAAAAGAATCTCAGATCCAGAACTAAATTAATAGAATTTTAGAACTATGCAACtccatatatatttaaatagaagTAAATACATAAGAATATACAGATGTAAATATGTATTATGTATTTCATTACATATATGACATATATAATATACACATAACAAACCTAtctataaatatacaaatatcaATGGGCCAATAAAACAATCCATACAACCCCAGCAATAGAACTACACAGCTACAAAACTGTACAAGTATGTAAACATAACTAGAGATGCAAACAGATCAATATACATGCATCAATATAACAATACACATACATAGACACCTATACAAATATGAGTCTACGTGTGTAAATATCCCTATACTTGTAACTATCAAAGTCTAACTCTATGCATCCATAAACAGAACTAGATCAGAAGGGATTGCAGCCGCCGATGTCCCCAGGCTCTCCCTCGGTCTCTTCCTCCcgtgcagagcagctctcctggacagggacagcagatggcacagctgggaagcaaagggaacaCTGAGTCAGTACGGGGACGTTtcccttggcagcagctgcacttgCATCAGGGAAGAGAAGATCTCGGAGCCTCCCCAGAGggttagaaagaaaaagcagccgAGCGGGCCAGGCTgcgggagcgcggccgcggcgggactgtcccgcagccccggcagcccggCACAGCCGGCACGGCTCCCGGGCCCTGCCGGCACAGCTGCCTTGCCCAAGGACAGCCCCTGTGCCGGCCGGGGCAGCTGcgctgagcagccccagcacgggcagggcccgctcctgccccgctgGACAGCCCCCACGGCCACAGCCCACGCCACCCTCAGCCCCACCCTGCCTCCCCGGCCCTGTGGCCTCACCCGGGCTCTCTCCAGcgtggcagcagcaggtccccgttccctgctcttgctgctggccttcagcttctccctgctggctcccGTCAGTCTCCGGCTGTCCTCTAGGTCttcactgcagctgtggcaaaaGCGGAGGCCCTGGAATTGGTTCCAaggcctggcagagctgcagtccCGGAGccctctgtgctccctgctggcccctccatcccctcagcCCCGCCATGCTCTCGGCAAACCCCCAGCCCCCTTCAGTTTCTTCAGCCCCTCACAGTCCTCTCACCCCATCAGTCCCTTCTGACCCATCCCGTTCCCCTAGACCCGCCACCCCCTCGGCCTGGGCCACTTCCCCGTCACCTCAGCGCCACCATCgccctgggctgtcccacacccctcagccccagcagcacctcagggtCACCGTCCCTTCAGCGTCACcgccccctcagccccctcagtctcaccgtcctgcagcagctcctcaggggaCAGTGCCTGGGGCCACCGGCAGCTCCCACCGCTCCAGGGACACCCGGGGCTGGAACTGCTgctccgcccggcccggccgccagCTCGgacccagcacagggagaggggacagagggggcacagggggaaaagcaagaggtgagggaggaagcagagcaggggaagaggtTAAAAACAGCCCTATACCTATACAGATATCAATCTATGTAACTAAGCCCCCATATATCAATATAAATATGCCTATCTATAAATGAAActatatatatgtaaatgtaACTATACACATGTATAAATGCAACTATGGATATCTATAACTATAACTGCAcatctaaaaatataaatatatacacctaaaactaaaaataaattaactatACAAATCTCTTTCTATATAGATAGATAAATATAACTACATAAATCTCTAAACACAACTACATAGATCAATAAATATAACTATATACATCTATAAATATAACTAGAGATAGAGGAATTCCACCTGCCCAGTGGTCACAGGCTCTCCCTCTGTCTCTTCCTGCCACACAGGGCAGCCCTCCTGGAGAAGCTGATCACACGGGAtctgggaagcaaagggaacaCTGAGTCAATACTGGCCCTTGTGCAAGTGTCCCTTGAGCGCCAATTGTCCTTCTATCAGGGACTTTAAAAGACGGCCTGAAAGGCAGACTCTCGCTTGGCAATTTGAAGCCTGCTCTTTAAAGAACAGGGATCCTTCCAAGTGTTCAAAACTGAGCTGTGTAAAGTATTTAAGTATCCTGATAAAGTCTCAGCACCCACAGTGCAAATGGCACCCACAAGAGTTTGAAACACAGACAGTCCCAGTGACAGAGAGACCACAGTGCTCACTGAAATGGCTGAAGGCTGCTGGGGGCTGAGTTATGAACCAAACTGGGACACCCAGCTTGGTGGCACAACCCCCACAAGGTCAGGTTTATTCCCTGCTCTCTTGCCACAGCAGAGGACTCCGTGTCAGAGCCTCTGGAGAAGCAtggagggcagagctcagggaggtTGTTCATGTGCCTTTGAACTAAAGGCACCAGGAAGCACCAACCCTGCAGACAAGAACTCAACTCTTCTCATCTCCCTTCCTGCCAGAggcaggctcagagcagccGTCTCACACCTCTCTAAACCAATGGGGGCTTTGTCCTTACCAAGCTCCTCGGGCTCTGGGGAACTGTTCCCGCAGCTCTCCGTGCCTGATGAagtttcctctgctgcagcccggTTCACAGGCTCCCCTCCTGAAGACTCAGGGGCAACATTAATATTGCCCTTAAAGaaccagagaaaaaaagaaaaatacagatcaTTCAGTATTTTGTTGGAATCACATCAAGGATACAGTTACTCTCCTTCTCCATGTAACAACATTCAAAAGCTCTCAGCCCAGCCTCTTCCATTCCCCTCCAATAGGTTACCTGAGCAGAGGGAGACCTTTCAGGCAGGGATCTCCTGATCTCCTGGATCATTTGCTCTACAGCAAAGCCAAGATCCACTGGTGGCCATTCCTTTTCCTCAGGTGCattccaggctgagctggaggccATCGATGCTGCACAGCCTGCACTGCTAGATGGAGCGCTGGGGGCTGAAGTGTCTGAGGTGGCTGCAAGAATCCAAACACATTGGTCACGCTCCACAACGTGGCTCTGGGACACAGATCTCTGTTGCTGCCTTGGATCAAACATCACAGAAAgcatgcaggaaaagcaggcagagaaTCTTTTGGCTTTCTAGGTGCCCCTTCTTAATAGGCTTGACAATTTCGGGCCGAGAATGACAGAGCCTTGtggaaaaatacttcaaatggTCACTTCTCATGACCTTTTGGATTTTCCAAAGGCTACAACTCTTTTCCTACCTCGTGGGTCGtaggctgggggctgctgctccctgtggagaTGCTGGAAGCTGCAGGGCGGGATCCTGAGCACCTCCCGGTCGATCGGAGGCAGCTGCCCCCCGCAGAGCTCCTGGAAGCGGCTGCGGGGCCCCTCCCGCCCGAGCGGCAGCAGCGGCTCCCCGTGGAAAGCGAGCAACTCGCAGGGCGGGACCCGTAGCACCTCCCGCTCGGCGGGCAGCGGCTGCTCCCCATAGAGCTCCCGGAAGCGGCTCGGCCCCTCCCGCCGGGCCGGCACCGGCCGGTCCCTGTGCAGCAGGTGGAAGCTGCAGGGCGGGCGCCGGGCGAGCAGCGGCCGCTCCCCGGGGGGCTGCTGGaagcggccgggccggggacTGCGCAGCTCCCGCCCGTCCGGCAGCGTCCgttccctgtgcagcaggaggaagccGCTGGGCGGGCGcccgggcggcagcggcggccgctCCCTGGAGAGCGGCTGGAAGCGACTGCGCCCGTCCCGCCCGTCCGGCAGCGGCCGCGccccggggagctgctgggagc
This sequence is a window from Vidua chalybeata isolate OUT-0048 chromosome Z, bVidCha1 merged haplotype, whole genome shotgun sequence. Protein-coding genes within it:
- the LOC128782109 gene encoding uncharacterized protein LOC128782109, which encodes MAELPLPAGLSASTFPAKLWRLVNSPRVHSVRWDSRARGLLIDRSLFERELLSPGDAQGPAPHTFRATQFRSFVRQLYRYGFHKVPGWVGSAAPGDAGTWLHYSNPCFRRDRPDLLLRIRRRSAANRRRPAAGQEGRRRPPCGSQQLPGARPLPDGRDGRSRFQPLSRERPPLPPGRPPSGFLLLHRERTLPDGRELRSPRPGRFQQPPGERPLLARRPPCSFHLLHRDRPVPARREGPSRFRELYGEQPLPAEREVLRVPPCELLAFHGEPLLPLGREGPRSRFQELCGGQLPPIDREVLRIPPCSFQHLHREQQPPAYDPRATSDTSAPSAPSSSAGCAASMASSSAWNAPEEKEWPPVDLGFAVEQMIQEIRRSLPERSPSAQGNINVAPESSGGEPVNRAAAEETSSGTESCGNSSPEPEELDPV